AAAGGCGTTAAGATCCTCCAGGGGAATGACAAAGAACTCGTATTTAAACTCTTCCCTTCCTGACACCTTAACTAGTTTCTGTCCGATTTCATCAACGTATTTTGAAACAGTTTCATCATTAATTAATTTCAGTTGTTTTTTTGCTTGCTTGGCTACAGATTCCCCAATAGACCCTTCACCTTGTAGAAGCATTATGGTAGAATCAAGGGCAGAAAATGGACCAAGAAGGCTGCCAGTGACAGCGTAACCTAATGCACCAGTAATAATGTTGGCGATCGTGTTACCTCTAACTTCGGCACGAATATGCGATTTATAACGTTTGAGATTGGTGTCAGCTAATTTTTTAAACTCTGGTGCTTGCGGATCGTTGGGATTGAGAATCGCAAATTGACGCGCTGCTAAAGAAGCTTCGATCCATTTTTTCGCGTCTGCAAGTGCTGCAACTCTGGCTTTAATTAAGTCTGGTTGATTGGGATATAACGTAGCACCTCTGTCTAATACAGCTAATGCTTTTTTCTCATCACCGTATTGTTTGAGAGTTTCAGCGTATTTTATATGACCTGGGATAAATTCTGGAACTTGTTCTACTAATAGTTGCAGTGGTACTAATGTTCTAGTTTGCAGCTTACTTGCGATTCCCGCTTCGGCTTCCCGCCAGTATACCTTACCTGCTGGGGAAAGTTGTGCTGGATCGATTATCGCGGGTTTGCGTTGTTGATTCTTTAATTTTGTCGTGAAAGGTGCTTTCGCAAGACGATACATTTTTTCCGCTTCGGCAAGATTTCCCGCTAGATAAAGCTTGTCTCCTTCGATCAATTTTTGCCGACGAGCGAGTTCTTCGGGTGTGGGTGGGGGTTCGGCTGCGTCTGATGGCTTTTTCTCAGTTGCTTCTGGAGTGCTTGGGGGTTTTTCTGGTTCTGATGGCTTTTTCGTAGCTTCAATAGCAGGTGGTTCTTGTGCGGGAACCGGTGAAATAGGTTGCGTCAGGATAATCAATATTGATGTACCCAATGACAGCAGTACCCAATTCCAGGCTAGTAGTAAAGACTTCCAGCGTCGTTTCATGGTGATGTCAACCTATACCTTGATGCTTCTTTGTTTAAATGTATGAGCATTGACATCAATATGTATAGAGCGATCGCTGTATCATTAAAAATTTCACGTCAACACAAAGTTCTTCTTAGCGGCTTTGCGGCTACCCTTCGGGAACGCCTAAAGGCGAATGCGTGAGACTTAAAGCAAAATCCTCTTGCAAAAAAGTTTTGTGGTATGTAGTCAAAAGTCAAAACTTAGAAGATTGTTAAACCAACTATACTCAATAATTTGTGCCAATTGTCACCTAGCCAACCAGTAGTTTTAGCTAAGTGGGGCTGAAGTTTTTCCATCGCAGAGGCAAACCCTTCGGCTTTCTGGGCATATTTCAACGCTCGGTTTAATGCATCACCTATTTCATCTTTATCTGGCTGTGGCTTATTTAGCTCTTCCTGTGCATCAGCAAAGGCATTATCAATTTTACGACGGTCTGAGGTTTCTAACTTGGCTAGTATCTCACGTAAGGCGTTGAGTTCTGCCTCTATGTTGACGCTTGCAGGTTCAGGTAAACTGACTTGTTGAAAATTGACGTTTGCAGTGCTACTATCTCCCGTTATAATTGCGCTACCAGTGGCATTACCTCCAATCGAAACTGAACGGTTTTGCCCGCTTTTGTTATCATTACTCATATTATTATCTTTGTCAGATTTTACTGGTGTTGCCTCTACTGTCTGATAACGCCGTCGCCTAATTTTGATTGCAGGGGTTAAAAACTCTGGAATTCCCTGCAAATCAATGGAGGTACAACCCATTTGAAAACAATCTTCATAATTCCTGAGCGCAGCTAAAGCAGTATAAAATCCGACACTAAACTTCATCGCCGCCTTATCTCCAATTGCTTGATTCATCCCCACCACGCAATCAATATGTTGGTGAATTGCTGTGGCTTGTGACTCGCTGTAGCAGGCGTTGAGTAAAACACACTCCACCTGTTCTTGAAACAAATCAAATAGCTTTGCCAGGGCTTGTGTACTGACAAGTTGCTTGTGTCCAGAATTATCTTCCAAGGCTAATCCATCAGTACCAGAGCCATGTCCGGAAAAGTGAAGAATTGTTGGTTGATGGTGAGACAGGAAGCGGGTTAAATCATCCACTCGTACCGCAGATTCTGTGATGATTTGGAATTCGTCTCGATTTGGAGATAGTTGCAGTGTGTTTTTGATTTCCCGCACCTCTTCATCTAGACGCAAACGACTTGTGTTTTTAGGGTTGGCTGAGAGGATGAGAATTTTTTTCACGGTGTTATTTGATAAGGTGATATGTTGCAGGAAATTAAAGAGAGAATTTTTGCAGTATCATACAGATCGAAAGGGGATGATAAAGATGAACCAAGCTATTAAACCCAAAAATGCAACAAATTAGTACCAACGAATTACCTGAAAATCTCCAGAAACTATTTACAGAAGTACAACGTACTAAAACATCCTTAACTGTTACCCATGAAGGCAAACCATTAGTAATTATATCTCCTGCCACAACTCAACCCAAACGTGCAACTTTTGGAGTAATGAAAGGAAGCGGGGAAATTTTTGGAGATTTAATAACTCCAGCAGTTCCTCTTAAGACCTGGGAAGTGCTTCAGTGAAACTTTTACTAGATACCCACATCTGGCTTTGGTATCTCCTGGGTGACGAACGTCTATCTACCAACCTCAAAACCGTAATTGCAGAGGAAACAACCGAGCTTTGGCTTAGTCCTATTAGTATCTGGGAAACGTTAATCCTAGCAGAAAAAGGACGAATCTCGTTACAACCTGATGCAGTTGCATGGATCGATTTAGCCTTACAAACCCTAGAAATTCTTGAGGCTCCCCTTGTTTATCAAATTGCTATTTTAAGTCGCCATATTGAACTACCGCAGCAAGACCCAGCGGATAGATTTATTGCAGCTACAGCAGTTCACTACAATTTGAAATTAGCTACAGTCGATAGCAATCTGACGGGTGTTTCTTGGTTGCAAACATTAAGCTAGTCCAGTAGGGTGTGTTGTCGCGCAACGCACCACCAACAATTCAAGGTGCGTTATGCCTACGGCATAACGCACCCTACGGGATGATTTACTGTTCGTTAATTATCGCTGTTTGAAAAAAAGTTCACTCCTCCTCCTCCTTTTCATCTAGGCGCAAATTACTTGTGTTTTTAGGGTTGGCGGAGAGGATGAGGATTTTTTTCATGCACTTATCGTATATTGTGTAAGATAATAACGAAAATTGCTATAGTTTGTTAATTTTATTAAGATAGACGCATTCGTTGTTTCCCGCATACCAGGTAATTTTATGAACATTTCACTGACTCCAGAACTAGAAAAGCTTGTCCACGATAAAGTAGCTACTGGACTTTATACCTCAGCTAGCGAAGTTATCCGCGAAAGTTTACGACTCCTACAGGAACACGATAAAGTTAAAGAATTTCGGCTTTTGGAGCTAAAAAAAGAAATTCAAAAGGGTATTGACCAAATAGAACGTGGCGAATTTACTGTCTATGATACCGAGTCGATAAAAACGCTTGGTGAGGAAATAAAACAACGAGGGCAAAAGAAAAAAGATAACTCTCAGGCAAAATAATGAACCGTATAGTTGTTACTGGTGATGCAACTTCAGACCTTGATGATATTTGGTCGTATATATCTAATGAGAGCCAGGATAGTGCAAATCGACTTATTGATAGCATAATTGAGCGATTTGCTACATTGGCTCAGTTTCCTGAGATGGGCAGAGAAAGAGGTGAAATTTCAAATGGAATGAGAAGTTTTCCTGCTGGACGTTACTTCATCTTTTACCAACAAATTGAAGATGGAATCGAAATCTTGCGCGTTCTTCATAGTGCAAGAGATATCGATGCCTTTTTTCAATAATTTTTACTTTGAAAAAAAGTTCACTCTTTCTCCTCCTCCTCCTCCTTCAACTCAGGATGCTGCTGCTCGGCATGAACCGTTAAAACCTTCGCCAGCGATTCCACCTTACAATCGTTACTGGGACATTGTTGCGTGACTTTCAGCGCCTGTCCCCAGTTTTTCAGGTTCGCTTCTGCTTCGGCAATGGCACTTAAGGCATAACCTTTGTAAGAGGATTCCTGAATCTGGTTGGCAGAGGCGATCGCTTTTGAGAGCAAATCAGCGGCTTTTTCCGGTTGGTTAAGCTTGCCAATGGCTTGGGCAATGGCACTTAAGGCATCGGCTTTGTAAGAGGAATCCTGAATCTTGTTGGCAGAGGCGATCGCTTTTTCGAGCAAAAGAGCGGCTTTTTCGGGTTGGTTGAGCTTGCCAATGGCTTGGGCAATGGCACTTAAGGCTCTTGCTTTGTCAGAGGAATCCTGAATCTGGTTGGCAGAGGCGATCGCTTTTTCGAGCAAAAGAGCGGCTTTTTCGGGTTGGTTGAGCTTGCCAATGGCTTGGGCAATGGCACTTAAGGCTCTTGCTTTGTACTCGGATTCCTGAAGGTTGGCAGAGGCGATCGTTTTTTCGAGCAAAAGAGCGGCTTTTTCCGGTTGGTTGACCTTGCCAATGGCTTGGGCAATGGCACTTAAGGCTCTTGCTTTGTACTCGGATTCCTGAATCTGGTTGGCAGAGGCGAGTGCTTTTTCGAGCAAAAGNNNNNNNNNNNNNNNNNNNNNNNNNNNNNNNNNNNNNNNNNNNNNNNNNCTTAAGGCATAAGCTTTGTCAGAGGATTCCTGAATCTGGTTGGCAAGTTTCAAGGCTTGATCGTAATTTTCATCCTTACCAAGGGCGACAGCCGCTTCTGTTTGATATCTAGGTTCCGCCCGCTGAGTCACATTAGTCAAGTCCCAGCGAATTTGAGTCAATTGCCCCAAAGTTGTATAATTCAACCAACCCCAAATCCCCACCGCCAGTAAAAGGATACTCCCAATCCCCCCCAAACTCAAGTAAATTCGCTGCTTACTACCTCGACGCAGTGCTACACTAGCTTGAATAAATTCTTGCTCTGCTACGCTCAGTTCCTCTCGGCGTTGTTTCAGCTTTTCTTCCGCTTCCGTTAACACTGCACCACGCAACAATGCCCCTTCATCCCGCTGCATTTTTTGCCATTGAAGCATTGCGAACCGCAGCCTTTCTTGCCAAGCGCGAAAGCTACGGTCTGCTTTCATCCATTTTCCCAGTTCTTCCCAATTACGAATCAACGCTTCATGAACAACTTCCACAGTTTCTTGGTTAGCAGCATTTTGACTGGTAACTACTAATCGATCATCCGCTAACTGTTTCACCAATTTCCAGCGTTCTTCACCCAATTCGGCTTTCGTTGCCAGTCGTCGCGTATCTTGTGTGTCTTCACCCGGATGCACTAATTGGATAAAAATCCGCCGTACCTGTTCTTTCTGGGCTGCACTCAACTTACCATAATTGTGATCTGCATGACGAGCCAACGCACCTTGTACCTTACCTATGTGCTGATAAGCTGCATGAGTTAACTGTTTACCCTTTCGCTGCTTCCACAATTCCGTCAACGCAAACTCCAAAAGAGGTAAATTCCCCGGTTCATCTTCCACATCATCTAATATGCGTTCCACCAGTCCCCCTTCAAATGTTACCCCCAACTTTTCAGCAGGCTTTGCAATCACTTGTGAAAGTTCATCATGATTCATCGACCTGAGCTTGATATCAGTTTTTAATACATCTCCAAAAGCGGGATATGACAGAGCATTCCCCAAGAAATCTGCCCGCATGGTTGCAACTAGCACATGATTGTATTGGGACTGATAAGCAGAGGATTGAAAGCTGACTAATAAACTATCTAGAAAACTATGGCGAATTTTATGATCCGCGCATAAAGTGTAAATTTCTTCAAATTGATCCGCAATCAGCAACACCCGATCCGTGGGGTGATTTTGGTGAATCTGGGCAAATACATCAGCTAGAGAGATTTCACCATTACCAAGGGATTGTGACAACTTACGAGCTTGGATGATCTTATCAGTAGCATCCAGATTTTGTGTGTAAAGCGGAACCAGCGCCAAAGCTAGGGCATGAAAAGGATCGGAACCAGGACGAAAATGGGTAAACTTCCAGTGACTTGATTGTTGCAGCTTCGGCACCAATCCCGCCAGAACTACCGAAGATTTCCCACTTCCCGACGCACCTAAAACAAGTATAAAATTACGGTTTTGAGTCGCAGCGAATAGTTCTTCTACAAAAACCTCACGTCCAAAGAAAAACTCCGCATCATCGGGACCAAAGTGAAACAAACCGCGATAGGGACAGAGAAGATTTTCGCTAGTTACATCCGTAGATTCAACAGGTAATACCGTTGTATCACGGTAATAGTAGTTGGTGATGGTAATAGTAGCAGTATTGCTATCTCCAGTAATAATCGCACTGCGGTCAGCGCTTCCTCCAACTTTGGCACTGCGGTCTTCTTCTGGCATCCCACCCTCACTTACCGATTCTGTACCCAAATCAATACACTTAATTTAATACGTCAGACTAATATAAGCTGTCGCATTGACATAAATCTGATCGTATGCGTAAACCCTTGCTTGATTTACACGAACAGAAGTTAAGTATAATGAACTTCATAGCTGTATTTAGAATAGGTGTAAGCACCATCAACTTATGCAGTTTTAGAAAGGTATGGGTGTGCAGCAACTATTAGGCGATCGCGCTCTTTGTTAATTTCCAGATTCTCGCTATCGATTAACTTTCAGGATAATCAAACATCCCAGCGTCAAGACGTACAGCAGCATGTGGATAAATTCATAGCTTCCTTTTGGCAGCAAAGCTAACATCCAAGTAAACCCCAACTGGTAGGACTTCCCTAATATTGACATCAATATGTATAGAGCGATCGCGATTGTTTTACAAAGTTAAAAAATTAAGTTCGCACATAAGATTGCAACGCAACCAAAAAAATTGAAAAGTCCCAAGATTGATCTTAAAAGTATTAGGCGATCGCATACAAACAACGCTCCAAACGCTATGTATCAACCGTTGGAGAAAAAAGTTGTTTTGATTAGAGATTTTAATTACAGCTAAATTTACTACATTCTGGTTTTAGTCAAAAGTGATGGCTGATACATATTACCGAGAAAGTAGGTAAATAAATAGGCGTTGCTGAATTCGGATATGAATTTGTTTCACGCAGAGTCGCAAAGTCGCAGAGAGTAAGGGTTTAAGAACCTTAATTTTTAAGTTTCATATTTCAATTCAGCAACGTCAAAAAATAATATACATTGATATTAGCTGGATATCTTGATGGCTTTATACACAAGAGAAACCTGGATTGATGATTGTCCAATCCCAGCAAGAGCGATGTAGTCGCGACAAATACTTTTTTTCAAGCTTGAAAAGTTGAACGCAGATCAGAAGTTTAAAATGCCTCACCGACAGTAATCTTCTGCTCAAAATTCTGCAATTCTGCCCGAATTCTGGCAATTTCCTGAGTCAGAAACTTAATGTGTTTACCACGCCAAATCGCATCCTTTACAGAAAGGACTTCATCTGGTTTTAACACCCGGATACATAAAGACTTACCATTCTTTGATTCCCACAGTCGGTAATACTCCTTTCCTCTGACAATTATTGAGTCTAAAGAGTAGTTCAGTATATAGTCACCTTGAGCTTTAAACAAAGCATATCGATTCTCAAATACTTTTAGTTCAACAACCAGTTCCTTGTAGTTCATAAAATCTCCTATGAGTCTAGCTTTAATGAACAGATACTTTGAGTTGTTGCTTTTTCCCAGATGCTGATTTTCTCCTTAGGAAAACACCTATACCAGCAGCCAGAAAAATTCCACTTATACTTGAAGGTTCAGGAATAGAAGTTGAGGGTTTACTAAACCCATACTTTGCAAGAATTTGTTGTCCAGTTGGTGAAAGAATGTATTTTGCGAGTTTTTCGCCGTAAGGGTTAGCGTCTTTCAGCACTGTCAGCCCATAATCAGCGTTGACTGCAAGGTTATCAGGTAATGGCACTATTTGCAGATTGGGCGATATTTGCACCGCTGACAGCGCACTGGTGTAATAGACCGGGTATATGTCTGCTTGGTTGGTATCTTCAAGATAATAAACTATACTACCCCCAGGACTATTTCTCTCAGGTGGAAGTGTTCCTGTTAAGCGCACTGCTTTTGTATCTAGGATTTGAAAGCTACCAGGTCTGACTTGATCGGCTTTGCGAAACAATTCTTGGGTATAATCTCCTAATGGATCTCTTACAGGTACTGCCGTACCTAACTTAATTTGTGGATTGAGTAATTGATCTAAGAGATTATCTGAACTAAGGGACAAACTTGAAGTCGCGATCGCATACAAAGGGTTACTCGCAAATTTTTTGACAGTTCCACTCAAATTCTCTTGATTTAAAATAGTTGGATTTCCTGTATCTGCACTCGCAAAAACATCAACATTTTCGCCTTTTTCTATGCGTTCTCGTAACGAACCTGAGGAAGCAAATTCACGCTTGACAGTAATCCCATATTCTTTAGTAAAGCAATCAGCAACTTCTGAAAGCGCTCCTCTTAGACTTCCAGCAGCGTACAATGTCACCGAGTCCGGTTCTTGAGTCTGTGTCAGCGTAGCACCGAAAGCTTGAGAAACTAGTGTAATATTGAAGGTGCAAGCAATCAGCGAAATGGTAAATAAATTATTTCTCATTTTTTGATAAATATTCTCATTGTCTATTACCAACTTTACAGAATAATATACCAACTATTTAAGAACAAATGTAGCAAGAGTTACACATTTATGTTTAGTAAAAAAATACTATTTCTGGACTAAATTTATTTAGCAGATGATTACCAACGCACGATCGCATCTAATAACAAACCTGCATCAAAACGAATTGGATCTGTGCAAGGTAGGTTAGTTTCTGATTGTACTTGAGCGATCGCGCTTTGTTTTACAAGGTGAATTAAGAGTAAAGTCTATGATCTGGGTCTAACCAAACAATGTAAAAGATGTTTTCGATGAAGAACCCATGAACTCTACCATGCTCGTTTGATGAAAGTTGAAACTGATATGGTGTATCTACTAGCTGCTCTTCATTAAAAAGACCAAAGCAAGTTTCAGTAGTTTTATCCCAGTCTATTGCATGACATTGCAAACGTTTGGCATTTATAACAGTAATTTTATTAACTGTCATACTTGACAAATCGCGAAGTCTCTAAATTAGCGCTTCTAAATATCGTGCATCCTTGTTGCTAATCAAAAACTTCTCGTTGTCGTCTTTGAAGTACCTGTAGGAAAAACTAATTCCTTGAGGAGGCTTTACTTTTGTAGGTTTTATCCTAGATGAAGATGAAGCCTGTTTTGATTCAAGTTTCTTGATTTTCTTCGGCACGAGTTTTGTAGTACTCTTTCATTGATGCTTTAGAAATTATCGCCTTACAAGGTGTATCCAAAGAAAGATTTCCTCTAGCTTGAATCCAAGGATCTTCATGATGAGTCATCTGCTCTAGTTCAAAAGCATCACATCCAAAATAGACTTCTGTCAATTCTTCCAAGAAATCTCGAATTTCTTCCGAAAAATCTGGTGCTTCAACATCCATTAAGATAGGCTTCCAGCCAAAGATTTTGTATTCCCGATATAACTCAGGAATAACAGGTCCATGAATCCATGCTTCAAAATCTTCATCAAACAGAGGTTGTCCATAAAGAGCAAGATACCAAGCTTGAGCATAATAAACAAGTTTTTGCAGTTTCAGATTGCTGATATACGAACCTGTTTCGTTAGCTAACCAGATGAAGTAATCGGCGATCGCCATTAGGCGTGCCGAAGGTATCGCTGTTGCTGTTGTATAAGCCATAGTTTACCTCCTCTAGTGCCTCAAAACCTCTGCCAATTCCACACGCTTCTCGCTATTTAGTATTATTGTACTATTTTCCTCAACAGAACTAGTTGTAAGTTTGACAATTACCCACCCACGATCGCATTTAATAATAAACCTGCATCAAAGCGAATTGGATCTGTGCAAGGTAGGTTAGTTTCTGATATTACTTGAGCGATCGCTTCTTTTGCCGCTGACTCATCTAAATGCCCTGTATTCAGTGCTACACCCACCACAGGCACAGATGCAAAAGCACCACCTGCACCAGCAACCATTTCATACAACCGAATCACCTCTGATAAAGGTGGAATTGGTACATTATCCATCACATGAGTTTGTCCGGCACGATGTACCAGTATCATTTGCGTTGGTTGCGAACCGCGTATCAAAGGCAATGTTGCGGTAGAACCAGGGTGTAATAGCGAACCTTGCCCTTCTATATGCAAAATGTCGTAATTTTTCCCAAAGCGCATCACCATCTGTTCCACCGCACCGGCGGCAAAGTCTACCCGCACGGCATCTAATGCCACACCATCACCTTCTAACATCAAACCAGTTTGACCGGTTGGGAGAAACTTAGAACGCCAATTTCGCAAACGTGAAGCCCAATGTAATTCTAAGCTAGTAGACATTTTGCCGACTGCCATATCAGTTCCGACAGTCAACACTCGTCGGCAAGGAAGCGTGCGTGCCAACCCAGTAGCAACACCTAAATTAGGTGGTTCTTTTCGCACATCCCAAATTAATTGTCCTGGTTTGAGCAGTGCTTTTAAGTCTGGTATGTTTGCTAAAGGTGTATGCAAACCGTTTACCAATGACATGCCGGCGCTTAACGCATCTTTGATATCATGCCAATAATCATCTGGTAATATACCGCCTTTGGGGGCAATACCAATTACCAAAACTTCCGGTTCATATTGTAATGCAGCGGCAACTGATGCGACAATTGGGACATCTCGTTTAATGCGCGTTAATTCCGGTAAAGATTGCCCTGCACAAGTGCGATCGATAACGGCGACAATTGGAGCTTCACTGTAGCGTAAAAGTGATAGCCCTGTTTTGCCATGAGTTCCCTTGACTTGTTCGTGCAGCAGGATAGCTACTCGTTGATTAAGCGGTAAACGCACTGTATTGTACCCCCAAACCTGGTAAATCGTTCGGTAAAATTTTTCCGTCTTGAGCGATCGCACCCGTGAAGGGGTCATCGATTAAGTTAAGATGACTGTCTAAGTCTAAATAATCAGCTAATGGTGCAAGCTGTGCTGCTGCTGTATTCGCTAACGTACTGTCAGAATAACACCCAAACATCACTTGCAATCCAAAAGCACGTGCTGTATGCACCATCCGCATCGCTTCGCTTAAACCACCTGATTTCATTAGCTTGATATTAACACCATTCACGCAGTCTGCCAGATGAGGAATATCAGCGCTAGTAAAGCAACTTTCATCAACAAAGATTGGTAAAGGAGAATGCTGCTTTAGTTCTGGTAAACTTTTTTCTTGCCCTCGTGGAAGTGGCTGTTCCACATACTTTACACCCAAATCAGCCAGGAAGATGCACATTTGGACAGCATCTGACAAACTCCAACCCCCATTTGCATCAACGTACAATTCTAAATTGGGTGCTTCTTCACGCACTGCTATCAGCATTTTTTGATCTGCGGCAATACCATCAGGATTACCCAACTTTACTTTGAGAATACGCACATCTGTAAATTGTAACCAGTCTCGCGCCCTCGCTCTTGCTCCTTCGGGCGTATTAATCCCAATCGTCACCGAAGTGGGTACAATGGCGTTTTTGTCAAGTCCCCACAGTTGCCACAATGGTAATTTTACATATTTGCCCAGCCAATCGTGCATCGCCACATCCAGCGCTGCTTTGACTGCGGAAGGAACTTGAGCTTTATTTAAGACTTGTTCAATTAGCGATCGCTGTAAGGGATTGTATGCTTGCAACATTGGTGCAACTTGCAGCAAAGCATTTTTAATTATCTCCGTTGATTGCGGATTAGTACCGACACTAAACGGTGACGCTTCCCCCCAACCCTCGATATGATCTTGGGAAATTTTTACCCAGACATTCGTCGTCTGTGCCGTTGTCCCCCGGCTGATTGTCAAGGGAAAGCGCTTATTAACAGTAAATGTTTTTACCTCAATTTGCATGATTATGCTTAATATTAAGCAAAGGTAAAAAACAGTGTATATGCAAACTTTAAATTCTCTAACGTCTCTGTTATACTTTTTTACAATTATTTACTAAATTGCCATATATATTTTCTTTTATTAAAAACTAGGCTAATGCAACGCACGTTAATTTGGTTAAATTCTTCCCTAGTCCCCAGTCCTTAATCCCCAGTACCCTTTATGCACAAATTAAAAAAATGGAAAATCTTGCAATCAAAAATGGTCTTAGATAATTTTTGGTGCAAGGTCAGACAAGATGAAATAGAATTACCAAATGGGAAAATAATAGATGACTTTTTTGTCATTGTTAGACCAGAAATTGCCTTAATTTTACCTATCACCAGCAATCAAGAGATTGTTTTTGTGCGGCAATACAGACATGGGGTAGGTGAAATATTATTAGAACTGCCTGCTGGAGGTTTTGATGCTACATATGAAAGTGCAGAAGCAGCAGCAGTAAGAGAACTTAAAGAAGAAACAGGTTATACTGCCGAAAAAGTTACCAAGTTAGCTACTTTATACGATAATCCGGTTAAAGACACTAATAAAATACATTTATTTATCGCAGAGAATGTGAGCAAAATCGGAGAGCAAAATTTAGATATTACAGAATAAATTGAAGTTGTCTTGATTCCTGTAGAATCAGTAAAAGAGAAAATTCCCGAAGGTGAAATTTGTGTTTCAGGTAGCGTTGCTGCCCTTTTCTTGGGTTTGAATTTTCTTAAGCGGTAGAGTGCTTTAGGGGTATCTTTTCATATCAAGACGCGATAAATCGCCGTCTTTACAATAATCAGTCCTTTGTAGAGACGGCGATTTATCGCGTCTCTTGTCTTAACCGAACCGTATTGGGGGATATTGTCTTTCATTTTACCTACAATCATGATATAAGAGTCGGAGCCGTGCTTTAACGCAGTGTAGCGCACCCTATAAAATCTAAGAAAGGTGCGTTAACGCAGTGTAACGCACCTTACAAAATCAATTCAAAATCCAAAAATTATCGCGCCCATTGCTGCAAAATGTAAGCGTAAAAAGCCTCTTTATCAACTTTATCCATTGCCGAAATTTTCCTACCTCCAGATACTACTTTAGTTCGTCCTTGACTCAAACCAGTTGTGACAATTTCTGTTTCCCACTCGCGCAATTGATAAAACTCTGGATGAG
Above is a genomic segment from Tolypothrix sp. NIES-4075 containing:
- a CDS encoding type II toxin-antitoxin system Phd/YefM family antitoxin, coding for MQQISTNELPENLQKLFTEVQRTKTSLTVTHEGKPLVIISPATTQPKRATFGVMKGSGEIFGDLITPAVPLKTWEVLQ
- the modA gene encoding molybdate ABC transporter substrate-binding protein, which translates into the protein MRNNLFTISLIACTFNITLVSQAFGATLTQTQEPDSVTLYAAGSLRGALSEVADCFTKEYGITVKREFASSGSLRERIEKGENVDVFASADTGNPTILNQENLSGTVKKFASNPLYAIATSSLSLSSDNLLDQLLNPQIKLGTAVPVRDPLGDYTQELFRKADQVRPGSFQILDTKAVRLTGTLPPERNSPGGSIVYYLEDTNQADIYPVYYTSALSAVQISPNLQIVPLPDNLAVNADYGLTVLKDANPYGEKLAKYILSPTGQQILAKYGFSKPSTSIPEPSSISGIFLAAGIGVFLRRKSASGKKQQLKVSVH
- a CDS encoding CHAT domain-containing protein produces the protein MKKILILSANPKNTSRLRLDEEVREIKNTLQLSPNRDEFQIITESAVRVDDLTRFLSHHQPTILHFSGHGSGTDGLALEDNSGHKQLVSTQALAKLFDLFQEQVECVLLNACYSESQATAIHQHIDCVVGMNQAIGDKAAMKFSVGFYTALAALRNYEDCFQMGCTSIDLQGIPEFLTPAIKIRRRRYQTVEATPVKSDKDNNMSNDNKSGQNRSVSIGGNATGSAIITGDSSTANVNFQQVSLPEPASVNIEAELNALREILAKLETSDRRKIDNAFADAQEELNKPQPDKDEIGDALNRALKYAQKAEGFASAMEKLQPHLAKTTGWLGDNWHKLLSIVGLTIF
- a CDS encoding type II toxin-antitoxin system RelE/ParE family toxin; the encoded protein is MNRIVVTGDATSDLDDIWSYISNESQDSANRLIDSIIERFATLAQFPEMGRERGEISNGMRSFPAGRYFIFYQQIEDGIEILRVLHSARDIDAFFQ
- a CDS encoding type II toxin-antitoxin system VapC family toxin gives rise to the protein MKLLLDTHIWLWYLLGDERLSTNLKTVIAEETTELWLSPISIWETLILAEKGRISLQPDAVAWIDLALQTLEILEAPLVYQIAILSRHIELPQQDPADRFIAATAVHYNLKLATVDSNLTGVSWLQTLS
- a CDS encoding type II toxin-antitoxin system ParD family antitoxin — its product is MNISLTPELEKLVHDKVATGLYTSASEVIRESLRLLQEHDKVKEFRLLELKKEIQKGIDQIERGEFTVYDTESIKTLGEEIKQRGQKKKDNSQAK
- a CDS encoding M48 family metallopeptidase, with translation MKRRWKSLLLAWNWVLLSLGTSILIILTQPISPVPAQEPPAIEATKKPSEPEKPPSTPEATEKKPSDAAEPPPTPEELARRQKLIEGDKLYLAGNLAEAEKMYRLAKAPFTTKLKNQQRKPAIIDPAQLSPAGKVYWREAEAGIASKLQTRTLVPLQLLVEQVPEFIPGHIKYAETLKQYGDEKKALAVLDRGATLYPNQPDLIKARVAALADAKKWIEASLAARQFAILNPNDPQAPEFKKLADTNLKRYKSHIRAEVRGNTIANIITGALGYAVTGSLLGPFSALDSTIMLLQGEGSIGESVAKQAKKQLKLINDETVSKYVDEIGQKLVKVSGREEFKYEFFVIPLEDLNAFALPGGKVFINAGAIVKANSEAEFAGLIGHELSHVVLSHAFQQVTQGNLISNVTQYLPLGGTIGQLFGLSYSRDMERQADTLGTRLIATSGYAADGLRNLMVTLEKQQKNAPPTWLSSHPGGSERVRYLESLISDTGYNRYAYEGVARHQEIKERVKQLLKEKKEREEQKKKPNDESKK
- a CDS encoding nSTAND1 domain-containing NTPase, coding for MGTESVSEGGMPEEDRSAKVGGSADRSAIITGDSNTATITITNYYYRDTTVLPVESTDVTSENLLCPYRGLFHFGPDDAEFFFGREVFVEELFAATQNRNFILVLGASGSGKSSVVLAGLVPKLQQSSHWKFTHFRPGSDPFHALALALVPLYTQNLDATDKIIQARKLSQSLGNGEISLADVFAQIHQNHPTDRVLLIADQFEEIYTLCADHKIRHSFLDSLLVSFQSSAYQSQYNHVLVATMRADFLGNALSYPAFGDVLKTDIKLRSMNHDELSQVIAKPAEKLGVTFEGGLVERILDDVEDEPGNLPLLEFALTELWKQRKGKQLTHAAYQHIGKVQGALARHADHNYGKLSAAQKEQVRRIFIQLVHPGEDTQDTRRLATKAELGEERWKLVKQLADDRLVVTSQNAANQETVEVVHEALIRNWEELGKWMKADRSFRAWQERLRFAMLQWQKMQRDEGALLRGAVLTEAEEKLKQRREELSVAEQEFIQASVALRRGSKQRIYLSLGGIGSILLLAVGIWGWLNYTTLGQLTQIRWDLTNVTQRAEPRYQTEAAVALGKDENYDQALKLANQIQESSDKAYAL